A genomic segment from Nocardiopsis sp. Huas11 encodes:
- a CDS encoding WhiB family transcriptional regulator, with protein sequence MLASVLETPWLGDTDVPCRTEPDLFFAEAPADVEAAKAVCGACPVREQCLADALDRKEPWGVWGGQLLVAGQVVARKRPRGRPRKNPAPVAA encoded by the coding sequence ATGCTTGCGTCGGTCCTGGAGACGCCCTGGTTGGGCGACACCGATGTTCCCTGCCGTACCGAGCCCGACCTGTTCTTCGCCGAGGCCCCCGCGGACGTCGAGGCGGCCAAGGCCGTCTGCGGAGCCTGCCCCGTGCGTGAGCAGTGCCTGGCGGACGCGCTGGACCGCAAGGAGCCGTGGGGCGTGTGGGGCGGGCAGCTGCTCGTCGCCGGCCAGGTCGTGGCGCGCAAGCGCCCGCGCGGTCGTCCCCGGAAGAACCCCGCGCCGGTCGCGGCCTGA
- a CDS encoding ANTAR domain-containing protein — MRSHDMAVAGGADVGVVRRTPTGWRVGGGHEVPDLVSAMVLADLLTSEAGVPQPRAQAPGRAPEDASEVERLRHTIAQLEHALHSRVVVEQAIGVLAERHTMAPREAFERLRSSARSRGRKVADLARDVVESSTSPLTVLPDELNGTAAPN; from the coding sequence ATGAGGTCTCATGACATGGCGGTCGCCGGCGGGGCGGACGTCGGCGTGGTCCGGCGCACGCCGACCGGCTGGCGTGTCGGCGGCGGGCACGAGGTCCCCGACCTGGTGAGCGCGATGGTCCTGGCGGACCTGCTGACCAGCGAGGCCGGGGTACCGCAGCCGCGCGCGCAGGCCCCCGGACGCGCACCCGAGGACGCCTCCGAGGTGGAGCGGCTGCGGCACACCATCGCGCAGCTGGAGCACGCGCTGCACTCGCGCGTGGTCGTGGAACAGGCGATCGGGGTCCTGGCCGAGCGGCACACGATGGCCCCGAGAGAGGCCTTCGAGCGGCTGCGCTCGTCCGCCCGCTCCCGCGGACGCAAGGTGGCCGACCTGGCGCGGGACGTGGTGGAGAGCAGCACCAGTCCGTTGACGGTGCTGCCCGACGAGCTCAACGGCACGGCCGCGCCGAACTAG
- a CDS encoding ATP-dependent DNA helicase UvrD2 — protein sequence MDPDRVLEGLDPEQTQAARALRGPVCILAGAGTGKTRAITHRIAHAVASGVVSEQQILAVTFTARAAGEMRGRLRGLGAPRVQARTFHSAALRQLSFFWPQVVGGPQPTLIESKIQAVARAANSVGVQPDRTGLRDLASEIEWAKVTQVRPTDYERTTTKQGRQTPLPAAEVARVFEAYEELRREHNLLDFESMLELTAGMITEYPAIAQRVRDQYRYFVVDEFQDVNPLQKLLLDAWLGDRDDLCVVGDPSQTIYSFAGATPGYLTGFGARYPHATVVELVRDYRSTPQVVRVANHVIAQARGTTSAKHLTLRAQRPDGPDPMYKEYEDEPAEATGVARQIAVMLEGGTPAGEIAVLLRTNSQSAAYEQALSDEGVPFTVRGTARFFERPEIKKAVHTLRGARHEVAGEEAEPLVSTVRQLLGPLGLTETAPEGRQARERWESLSALAQLAEDMAATAGTRGGRATMADFVDELDTRMATEHAPGFEGVTIASLHSAKGLEWDAVFLVGLTEGMMPIIYAETDEQVEEERRLFYVGVTRARESLSMSWSLARSPGGRRTRKPSRFLDGLRPASPSTASRRTERRKCGVSRCRVCGTTLSDAAERKLGRCLDCPSSYDEALLERLRDWRRASAQEQKVPAYVIFTDATLQAIAEQEPSSVAQLSAVSGVGAVKLDRYGEAVLALVSGAEAADVVADGAAPGADVEESTDE from the coding sequence ATGGACCCCGACCGCGTCCTGGAGGGACTGGACCCGGAGCAGACCCAGGCGGCGCGCGCACTGCGCGGCCCCGTGTGCATCCTCGCCGGAGCGGGCACGGGCAAGACACGCGCGATCACGCACCGGATCGCCCACGCGGTCGCGAGCGGCGTCGTCTCCGAGCAGCAGATCCTGGCCGTGACCTTCACCGCGCGGGCCGCGGGGGAGATGCGCGGCAGGCTGCGCGGGCTGGGAGCACCCAGGGTCCAGGCCCGCACCTTCCACTCGGCCGCGCTGCGCCAGCTCTCCTTCTTCTGGCCGCAGGTGGTCGGCGGACCGCAGCCCACCCTCATCGAGAGCAAGATCCAGGCGGTCGCGCGCGCGGCCAACTCGGTCGGCGTCCAGCCGGACCGCACCGGCCTGCGCGACCTCGCGAGCGAGATCGAGTGGGCCAAGGTCACCCAGGTGCGCCCCACCGACTACGAGCGCACCACCACCAAGCAGGGCCGCCAGACGCCGCTGCCCGCCGCCGAGGTCGCCCGGGTCTTCGAGGCCTACGAGGAACTGCGCCGCGAGCACAACCTGCTCGACTTCGAGTCCATGCTCGAACTCACCGCGGGCATGATCACGGAGTACCCCGCGATCGCCCAGCGCGTCCGCGACCAGTACCGCTACTTCGTCGTCGACGAGTTCCAGGACGTCAACCCGCTCCAGAAGCTGCTGCTGGACGCCTGGCTCGGCGACCGCGACGACCTGTGCGTGGTGGGCGACCCCAGCCAGACCATCTACTCCTTCGCCGGCGCCACGCCGGGCTACCTCACCGGCTTCGGGGCCCGCTACCCCCACGCCACCGTGGTGGAGCTCGTGCGCGACTACCGCTCCACCCCCCAGGTCGTGCGGGTGGCCAACCACGTCATCGCCCAGGCCCGCGGCACCACCTCCGCCAAGCACCTGACCCTGCGGGCCCAGCGCCCCGACGGCCCCGACCCCATGTACAAGGAGTACGAGGACGAGCCCGCCGAGGCCACCGGGGTCGCCCGTCAGATCGCCGTGATGCTGGAGGGCGGTACCCCCGCCGGCGAGATCGCGGTGCTGCTGCGCACCAACTCCCAGTCGGCCGCCTACGAGCAGGCGCTGTCCGACGAGGGCGTGCCGTTCACCGTGCGCGGCACCGCGCGCTTCTTCGAGCGCCCCGAGATCAAGAAGGCCGTCCACACCCTGCGCGGCGCCCGGCACGAGGTGGCGGGGGAGGAGGCCGAGCCCCTGGTGTCCACCGTCCGCCAGCTCCTGGGCCCGCTCGGGCTGACCGAGACCGCCCCCGAGGGCCGCCAGGCCCGTGAGCGGTGGGAGTCGCTCTCCGCGCTGGCCCAGCTCGCCGAGGACATGGCCGCCACCGCGGGGACCCGCGGCGGGAGGGCCACCATGGCCGACTTCGTCGACGAGCTCGACACCCGCATGGCCACCGAGCACGCGCCCGGCTTCGAGGGCGTGACCATCGCCTCCCTGCACTCGGCCAAGGGCCTGGAGTGGGACGCGGTCTTCCTGGTCGGCCTCACCGAGGGCATGATGCCGATCATCTACGCCGAGACCGACGAACAGGTGGAGGAGGAGCGCCGCCTCTTCTACGTCGGGGTCACCCGGGCGCGCGAGAGCCTGTCCATGTCCTGGTCGCTGGCCCGGTCCCCGGGCGGGCGCCGCACCCGCAAGCCCTCCCGCTTCCTGGACGGCCTGCGCCCGGCGTCACCCTCCACCGCCTCCCGCCGCACCGAGCGGCGCAAGTGCGGCGTGAGCCGGTGCCGCGTCTGCGGGACCACCCTGTCCGACGCGGCCGAGCGCAAGCTGGGCCGCTGCCTGGACTGCCCCTCCAGTTACGATGAGGCGCTGTTGGAGCGGCTGCGCGACTGGCGGCGCGCCAGCGCACAGGAGCAGAAGGTGCCCGCGTACGTGATCTTCACCGACGCCACCCTCCAGGCCATCGCCGAGCAGGAGCCGAGCAGCGTCGCCCAGCTGTCGGCGGTGTCCGGGGTCGGGGCCGTGAAGCTGGACCGCTACGGTGAGGCGGTGCTCGCGCTGGTCTCGGGTGCGGAGGCGGCCGACGTCGTCGCGGACGGCGCGGCGCCCGGAGCGGACGTGGAGGAGTCGACGGATGAGTGA
- a CDS encoding DUF4352 domain-containing protein: MVCGLVLLLLTVVLLVREIRDKPPAHDAPPVAEQRVGMTGGEFTPMSATDSVTTFRATVTSVGTGIERLEGRDGPLTPDGQFVVVHLTVKNTTRSPTTVGVGGFDLVDTDGGVAAPHSEATRGAMALNDLPVGGDLELGQTRSYINVYEVASSARPAEIVMEDADLFGGSTIDITG; this comes from the coding sequence ATGGTCTGCGGACTTGTCCTGCTCCTGTTGACCGTCGTGCTGCTCGTGCGGGAGATCCGCGACAAGCCTCCGGCGCACGACGCGCCGCCCGTCGCCGAACAGCGCGTCGGCATGACCGGCGGGGAGTTCACGCCGATGTCGGCCACCGACAGCGTCACCACCTTCCGCGCCACGGTCACGTCGGTGGGCACCGGGATCGAGCGGCTGGAGGGCAGGGACGGCCCCCTCACTCCCGACGGGCAGTTCGTCGTCGTGCACCTGACGGTCAAGAACACGACCCGCTCCCCGACCACCGTCGGGGTCGGGGGATTCGACCTCGTGGACACCGATGGAGGGGTGGCCGCCCCGCACAGCGAGGCCACCCGCGGGGCCATGGCGCTCAACGACCTGCCGGTCGGCGGTGACCTGGAGCTGGGCCAGACCAGGTCCTACATCAACGTGTACGAGGTCGCCTCCTCGGCCCGGCCGGCCGAGATCGTCATGGAGGACGCGGACCTGTTCGGTGGGTCCACGATCGACATCACGGGCTGA
- a CDS encoding dipeptidase, with amino-acid sequence MDARAYIEDHREEFLSSLKAWLEIPSISADPERHGDVRRSARWLADHLTVTGFPTVEVWETPGLPAVFAEWPAADPDAPTVLVYGHHDVQPVDPVGEWRTEPFVPTEIGTSLYARGASDDKGQVLFHALGVRAALAASGADAPPVTVKLLVEGEEESGSVHFAELLRDRRDRLDCDVAVISDTTMWAADTPSMCVGMRGVTDVEISLFGPTMDLHSGSFGGAVPNPLKAMSDLLSGLHDADNRVAVPGFYDGVVEAGAEERALIAELPFDEREWLGTAASTATWGEAGYSTLERVWLRPTAEINGMWGGHTGAGGKTIVPRSAHAKVSFRLVPGQEPLHVQDRVRAYVEANTPPGLRAELEFGGPGVRACASDLSSGAVKAARSAMERAFGTRVLYTREGGSGPEADIADALGAPLVFVAVGLDEDRIHAPNEKVEIPLLLKGAESAAHLWRELADQAARS; translated from the coding sequence ATGGACGCGCGCGCCTACATCGAGGACCACCGGGAGGAGTTCCTCTCCTCCCTCAAGGCCTGGTTGGAGATCCCCTCGATCTCCGCCGACCCCGAGCGCCACGGCGACGTGCGCCGGTCGGCCCGGTGGCTGGCCGACCACCTCACCGTCACCGGCTTCCCCACGGTCGAGGTCTGGGAGACCCCGGGCCTGCCCGCCGTGTTCGCCGAGTGGCCCGCCGCCGATCCGGACGCGCCCACCGTCCTCGTCTACGGGCACCACGACGTCCAGCCGGTCGACCCCGTCGGGGAATGGCGCACCGAGCCCTTCGTACCGACCGAGATCGGCACCTCCCTGTACGCGCGCGGCGCCTCGGACGACAAGGGCCAGGTCCTCTTCCACGCGCTCGGCGTGCGCGCCGCCCTGGCCGCCTCCGGCGCCGACGCCCCGCCCGTCACCGTCAAGCTGCTGGTCGAGGGCGAGGAGGAGTCCGGCTCCGTCCACTTCGCCGAACTGCTGCGCGACCGGCGCGACCGCCTGGACTGCGACGTGGCCGTCATCTCCGACACCACCATGTGGGCCGCCGACACCCCCTCCATGTGCGTGGGCATGCGCGGTGTCACCGACGTCGAGATCAGCCTCTTCGGCCCCACGATGGACCTGCACAGCGGCTCCTTCGGCGGTGCCGTCCCCAACCCGCTCAAGGCCATGAGCGACCTGCTGTCCGGGCTGCACGACGCGGACAACCGGGTCGCCGTCCCCGGCTTCTACGACGGGGTGGTCGAGGCGGGCGCGGAGGAGCGCGCACTCATCGCGGAGCTGCCCTTCGACGAGCGGGAGTGGCTCGGGACCGCCGCCTCCACCGCCACCTGGGGCGAGGCCGGCTACAGCACCCTGGAGCGCGTCTGGCTGCGGCCGACCGCCGAGATCAACGGCATGTGGGGCGGCCACACCGGCGCCGGCGGCAAGACGATCGTGCCCCGGTCCGCTCACGCCAAGGTCAGCTTCCGACTGGTCCCCGGACAGGAGCCGCTGCACGTGCAGGACCGCGTGCGCGCCTACGTCGAGGCCAACACCCCGCCCGGCCTGCGCGCCGAGCTGGAGTTCGGCGGCCCCGGAGTGCGCGCCTGCGCCTCCGACCTGTCCTCGGGCGCGGTCAAGGCGGCCCGCTCGGCCATGGAGCGCGCGTTCGGCACCCGCGTGCTCTACACCCGCGAGGGCGGCAGCGGCCCCGAGGCCGACATCGCCGACGCCCTCGGAGCGCCGCTGGTGTTCGTGGCCGTCGGACTGGACGAGGACCGCATCCACGCGCCGAACGAGAAGGTCGAGATCCCCCTTCTGCTCAAGGGCGCCGAGAGCGCCGCCCACCTGTGGCGGGAACTCGCGGACCAGGCCGCCCGCTCCTGA
- a CDS encoding mycoredoxin, whose amino-acid sequence MTTTATERFTMYTTPWCGYCKRLKSQLAREGITVSEVNIEEDPESAEYVMKVNGGNQTVPTVVFSDGAAMTNPSLAQVKKKLAELA is encoded by the coding sequence ATGACGACGACGGCCACCGAACGATTCACGATGTACACCACCCCTTGGTGCGGCTACTGCAAGAGGCTGAAGAGCCAGCTGGCCCGCGAGGGGATCACCGTAAGCGAGGTGAACATCGAGGAGGACCCGGAGTCCGCGGAGTACGTGATGAAGGTCAACGGAGGGAACCAAACGGTTCCCACGGTGGTCTTCTCTGACGGAGCGGCGATGACCAACCCGTCGCTCGCTCAGGTGAAGAAGAAGCTGGCCGAGTTGGCGTAG
- a CDS encoding NUDIX domain-containing protein → MSLHADARAVLGSWTAPDAAQEELRRAYLAHLDEHEDAMWRTCRPGHVTASSAVISADGSRVALTLHRALGMWLQTGGHCEAEDTSLAAAALREAEEETGIRGLELLPGPVSLDSHAVPCGGGSVHFDVRYAVLAPADAILVRDPDESTDLGWFPVDAVPDPSDDACRDLVRQAAAAVAAHRVRAGRGG, encoded by the coding sequence GTGTCCCTGCACGCCGACGCCCGGGCGGTCCTGGGCTCCTGGACCGCGCCGGACGCCGCACAGGAGGAGCTGCGCCGCGCCTACCTCGCCCATCTGGACGAGCACGAGGACGCGATGTGGCGCACCTGCCGCCCCGGCCACGTGACGGCCAGCTCCGCGGTCATCTCCGCCGACGGCTCACGGGTGGCGCTCACCCTGCACCGCGCCCTGGGGATGTGGTTGCAGACCGGCGGGCACTGCGAGGCCGAGGACACGAGCCTGGCGGCCGCGGCCCTGCGCGAGGCGGAGGAGGAGACCGGCATCCGGGGGCTGGAACTGCTCCCGGGGCCGGTCTCTCTGGACAGCCACGCCGTGCCGTGCGGTGGTGGGAGCGTCCACTTCGACGTGCGGTACGCGGTGCTGGCACCGGCCGACGCGATCCTGGTGCGCGATCCCGACGAGTCCACCGACCTGGGCTGGTTCCCGGTGGACGCGGTGCCGGACCCGTCCGACGACGCCTGCCGTGACCTGGTCCGCCAGGCCGCGGCGGCCGTGGCCGCACACCGGGTCCGCGCGGGTCGGGGCGGGTAG
- a CDS encoding M48 family metallopeptidase: MLSNTKIEVRRSPRRRRTVSAYRDGDTTVVLVPATFSRAEEKRWVGRMLQRLEAREGGRHSGDTELHERAVELARRYLGGTELPDSVRWVDNQNTRWGSCTPDTRTIRISRRLTGMPAWVVDYVLIHELAHLFHADHGRAFWALVHRYPKADRARGYLEGYSAATRTEPCGHGGEDADDRLDEGEIALDGALEGADTDLRGS; this comes from the coding sequence GTGCTCTCGAACACCAAAATCGAGGTACGACGCAGTCCTCGCCGCCGGCGCACGGTGTCGGCTTACAGGGACGGGGACACCACGGTCGTCCTCGTGCCCGCCACGTTCTCCCGCGCTGAGGAAAAGCGCTGGGTGGGACGGATGCTGCAACGGCTCGAAGCCCGTGAGGGCGGCCGTCACTCCGGCGACACCGAACTGCACGAGCGCGCCGTCGAACTCGCCCGACGCTACCTCGGCGGCACGGAGCTGCCCGACAGCGTCCGCTGGGTGGACAACCAGAACACCCGCTGGGGCTCGTGCACCCCCGACACCCGTACCATCCGCATCTCCCGCCGGCTCACGGGGATGCCGGCCTGGGTGGTCGACTACGTGCTCATCCACGAACTCGCGCACCTGTTCCACGCCGACCACGGCCGCGCCTTCTGGGCCCTGGTGCACCGGTACCCCAAGGCCGACCGCGCCCGAGGCTACCTCGAGGGGTACAGCGCCGCCACCCGCACCGAACCGTGCGGCCACGGCGGCGAGGACGCCGACGACCGGCTCGACGAAGGCGAGATCGCGCTGGACGGCGCGCTCGAAGGCGCCGACACCGATCTCCGGGGGAGCTGA
- the tesB gene encoding acyl-CoA thioesterase II translates to MSEIAEGQDRGQSLEDLLAVLDLERIEVNIFRGSSPEEGPQRVFGGLVAGQALVAAGRTAPEDRYVHSLHAYFIRPGDPSVPIVYEVDRVRDGRSFTTRRVVAVQHGKPIFTLSASFHKEEPGLDHQTPMPDVPPPEDLPSTRERLQEAFGKLPGFVTWHPIELRPTGPLSFEAERDPRLRTATNPVWLKVDGKLPDDRLLQVCLMTYASDMTLLDTVLLRHGRSFAGISMASLDHAMWFHRPFRADEWLLYAQETPSAQGARGLARGLVYTRDGELVCSVVQEGMIRVIDAEGWS, encoded by the coding sequence ATGAGTGAGATCGCCGAGGGGCAGGATCGGGGCCAGTCCCTGGAGGACCTGCTCGCAGTGCTGGACCTGGAGCGCATCGAGGTCAACATCTTCCGCGGGTCGAGCCCGGAGGAGGGCCCCCAGCGGGTGTTCGGCGGACTGGTCGCCGGCCAGGCGCTGGTCGCGGCGGGACGCACCGCGCCGGAGGACCGCTACGTCCACTCCCTGCACGCCTACTTCATCCGGCCCGGCGACCCGTCGGTCCCGATCGTCTACGAGGTCGACCGGGTCCGCGACGGCCGCTCGTTCACCACCAGACGGGTGGTGGCGGTCCAGCACGGCAAGCCGATATTCACCCTGTCGGCGTCCTTCCACAAGGAGGAGCCGGGTCTGGACCACCAGACCCCCATGCCCGACGTGCCGCCGCCCGAGGACCTCCCGAGCACGCGCGAGCGGCTCCAGGAGGCGTTCGGCAAGCTGCCCGGGTTCGTCACCTGGCACCCGATCGAGCTGCGCCCCACGGGTCCGCTCTCCTTCGAGGCCGAGCGGGACCCGCGGCTGCGCACCGCCACCAACCCGGTGTGGCTCAAGGTCGACGGGAAACTGCCCGACGACCGGCTCCTCCAGGTGTGCCTGATGACCTACGCCTCGGACATGACGCTGCTCGACACCGTCCTGCTGCGGCACGGCCGCTCGTTCGCCGGCATCTCCATGGCCAGCCTCGACCACGCGATGTGGTTCCACCGCCCGTTCCGCGCCGACGAGTGGCTGCTCTACGCGCAGGAGACGCCCAGCGCCCAGGGGGCGCGCGGCCTGGCGCGGGGGCTGGTCTACACCCGCGACGGCGAGCTCGTGTGCTCGGTCGTGCAGGAGGGGATGATCCGCGTGATCGACGCCGAGGGCTGGAGCTGA
- the nudC gene encoding NAD(+) diphosphatase, with translation MDADAIPALSRSTIDLAGHRRLDDAWLDKAWADPASHVLVLEGGDPGHHGWQALMAKQSRALVRTGERPELVLTDPRQAPEGERYLLGVEDGRAYFAVRAATELASAPGAEPASLREVGAVLSDRDTGLLTRAIALANWNATHGFCPRCGARTTMAAAGHVRVCEEEGTEQYPRMDPAVIMLVHRERDGREEMLLGNSAKWDARRFSVLAGFVDAGESLEQAVVREVAEEAGVVVTEPKYLSSQPWPFPRSLMMGYTARAVGETERTDDEIGVTRWFTRSELSDALRSEEVVLPGRVSIARTLIEHWYGGELPGGW, from the coding sequence ATGGACGCCGACGCGATCCCCGCACTCTCCCGCTCCACCATCGATCTGGCGGGCCACCGTCGTCTCGACGACGCCTGGCTGGACAAGGCGTGGGCGGACCCCGCCTCGCACGTCCTCGTCCTGGAGGGCGGTGATCCCGGTCACCACGGGTGGCAGGCGCTCATGGCCAAGCAGTCCCGGGCGCTGGTCCGCACCGGTGAGCGGCCGGAGCTGGTCCTCACCGATCCCCGCCAGGCACCGGAGGGCGAGCGCTACCTGCTCGGCGTGGAGGACGGGCGGGCCTACTTCGCGGTGCGCGCCGCCACGGAACTCGCCTCGGCCCCGGGCGCCGAGCCCGCCTCCCTGCGGGAGGTCGGCGCGGTCCTGAGCGACCGCGACACCGGCCTGCTCACCCGGGCGATCGCGCTCGCCAACTGGAACGCCACGCACGGGTTCTGCCCTCGTTGCGGCGCCCGCACCACCATGGCGGCGGCCGGACACGTGCGCGTGTGCGAGGAGGAGGGCACCGAGCAGTACCCCCGGATGGACCCGGCCGTGATCATGCTGGTGCACCGCGAGCGCGACGGCCGCGAGGAGATGCTCCTGGGCAACAGCGCCAAGTGGGACGCCCGCCGCTTCTCCGTCCTGGCCGGCTTCGTGGACGCGGGCGAGTCGCTGGAGCAGGCCGTGGTCCGCGAGGTCGCCGAGGAGGCGGGCGTGGTGGTGACCGAGCCCAAGTACCTGTCCTCCCAGCCCTGGCCGTTCCCGCGCAGCCTGATGATGGGCTACACCGCCCGCGCCGTCGGCGAGACCGAGCGCACCGACGACGAGATCGGCGTGACGCGCTGGTTCACCCGCTCCGAGCTCAGCGACGCGCTCCGGTCCGAGGAGGTCGTGCTCCCCGGTCGTGTCTCCATCGCCCGGACCCTCATCGAGCACTGGTACGGCGGGGAACTCCCCGGCGGCTGGTGA